A window of Haloimpatiens sp. FM7315 contains these coding sequences:
- a CDS encoding transposase, producing the protein MTKGNGINKRYSKLEKEKLIARMLPPENISVSDLSKETGVSKSTLQTWKTKAGNPKNTENNTGKRVVTPKNKFLTVMETYLLSEAELARYC; encoded by the coding sequence ATGACAAAAGGCAATGGTATAAATAAGAGATATAGTAAATTGGAAAAAGAAAAGTTAATAGCAAGAATGTTACCACCTGAAAACATATCAGTTTCAGATTTATCAAAAGAAACAGGTGTAAGCAAATCTACATTACAAACATGGAAAACAAAAGCTGGAAACCCTAAAAATACTGAGAATAACACTGGGAAAAGAGTTGTAACCCCTAAAAATAAATTTTTAACAGTTATGGAGACTTATTTACTCTCAGAAGCAGAATTAGCAAGATATTGCTAA